One segment of Salvelinus fontinalis isolate EN_2023a chromosome 12, ASM2944872v1, whole genome shotgun sequence DNA contains the following:
- the LOC129867295 gene encoding calcium homeostasis endoplasmic reticulum protein-like isoform X2: protein MDIPTAPEDQELKNVIDKLAQFVARNGPEFEKMTMEKQKDNSKFSFLFGGDFFAYYRCKLAMEQHQHLYNPPGTEVLDIPPPIAILAPPPVAPATPSLDELIQQSQWNLQQQEQQLLTLRQEQVTAAIALAMEQQTQKLLAETQQDVSEFDNLLQPIIDTCTKDAISAGKNWMFNNAKGPLHCELMCSHLRNRITADTAHFELRLHLIYLTNDVLHHCQRKQQRDLLAALQKVVVPIYCTSFLAVEEDKQQKITRLLQLWEKNGYFDEVTIQQLQGPAVGLGQYQASLITEYAAVVQPIQLAFQQQIQTLKMQHEEFVANLAVQQQQTAAAVSQLAAAEPDIKAVTTQPGEVKSSMSGPPGDYDGAQSRSDPGANNSGHADNSSSKPWFDPQHMSGGWNPNQPPPFDPTQAPPPCPPWNSHEGIWNEQRGDPSWSGGPPRGEGGPWSGGGGQNEPPPNWSGQYDQPPWSNQGPDQPPWGQREPHFPRMQRPPHFRGPFTPHQPGPPPFNQPPPPPHNFGRFPPRYMQDDFPPRHHFERPPYPPHRFDYPQGDFPGDMGPPHHHPSQRIPPPGMGGGEHPPWGGNQHPDFGPPSHGFNGQSPHMRQRPAPAHVNQDDPSLVPNVPYFDLPAGLMAPLVKLEDHDYKALDPKDIRLPPPMPPSERLLAAVEAFYSPPSHDGPRNSEGWEQNGLYEFFRAKMRARRRKGQEKHNSAHGSRSHSRSRSQGRSSSESSSRSSKSSRSSSRSRSYSRSRSRSRSRSRSSRSRSRSRSRSRSRSSDKRRQERPAPAPTSSHASASASQKSRSPSPPATSGLGAAPSVLPPDSRLGEENKGHQLLMKMGWSGSGGLGAKEQGIQDPIKGGELRDKWDQYKGVGVSLDDPYENYRRNKSYNFVARMKAREEVNREPQEPPPAE from the exons ATGGATATTCCTACAGCTCCTGAGG ACCAAGAGCTGAAAAATGTCATTGACAAACTGGCCCAGTTTGTGGCTCGAAATGGCCCGGAGTTTGAGAAGATGACAATGGAGAAACAGAAGGACAATTCCAAATTCTCTTTTCTGTTTGGAGGGGACTTCTTCGCCTATTACCGGTGCAAGCTTGCAATGGAACAACACCAGC ATCTTTATAATCCACCTGGTACGGAAGTCCTAGACATCCCTCCACCAATCGCCATCCTGGCCCCACCCCCCGTCGCCCCTGCCACGCCATCTCTAGATGAGCTCATCCAGCAGAGCCAATGGAACCTGCAGCAGCAAGAACAGCAGCTGCTCACTCTCAGACAG GAGCAAGTGACTGCAGCCATAGCTCTGGCCATGGAGCAGCAGACCCAGAAGCTGCTGGCAGAGACTCAGCAGGACGTATCTGAATTTGACAACCTGCTGCAGCCCATCATTGACACCTGCACTAAAGACGCCATCTCG GCTGGTAAGAACTGGATGTTCAACAACGCCAAGGGCCCACTGCATTGTGAGCTGATGTGCTCACACCTCCGGAACCGCATCACAGCCGACACAGCTCACTTCGAACTCCGCCTACACCTCATCTATCTCACCAATGATGTCCTCCATCACTG TCAGAGGAAGCAGCAGAGGGACCTGCTAGCAGCGCTGCAGAAGGTGGTGGTGCCCATCTACTGCACCAGCTTCTTAGCTGTAGAGGAGGACAAGCAGCAGAAGATCACACGT CTTCTACAACTCTGGGAAAAGAATGGCTACTTCGACGAGGTGACGATCCAGCAGTTACAGGGTCCAGCTGTGGGCCTGGGTCAGTATCAG gcctcACTGATCACAGAGTACGCTGCGGTGGTGCAGCCCATTCAGCTGGCCTTCCAGCAGCAGATCCAGACCCTGAAGATGCAGCATGAGGAGTTTGTGGCCAACCTGGCGGTTCAGCAGCAGCAGACTGCAGCAGCAGTGAGCCAGCTAGCTGCAGCAGAGCCTGACATTAAGGCAGTCACCACTCAGCCTg GAGAGGTGAAGTCGTCCATGTCTGGCCCTCCTGGTGATTATGACGGCGCCCAGTCCAGATCGGACCCCGGTGCCAACAACAGTGGCCACGCTGATAACTCCTCCTCTAAACCCTGGTTCGACCCACAACACATGTCTGGAGGCTGGAACCCCAATCAGCCA CCTCCGTTCGACCCCACCCAGGCGCCCCCTCCGTGCCCCCCCTGGAACAGCCACGAGGGCATCTGGAATGAGCAGAGGGGGGACCCCAGCTGGAGCGGAGGCCCTccaaggggggaggggggtcccTGGAGCGGAGGGGGAGGACAGAATGAGCCACCTCCCAACTGGAGCGGTCAGTATGACCAGCCCCCCTGGAGCAACCAGGGACCTGACCAGCCCCCCTGGGGCCAGAGAGAGCCCCACTTTCCCCGCATGCAGAGGCCCCCCCACTTCAGAGGGCCCTTCACGCCCCACCAGCCAGGGCCCCCTCCCTTTAACCAGCCGCCCCCGCCTCCCCACAACTTCGGCCGTTTCCCGCCGCGCTACATGCAGGATGACTTTCCACCCAGGCACCATTTTGAAAGGCCGCCCTACCCTCCACACCGCTTTGACTACCCACAGGGAGACTTCCCTGGAG ACATGGGCCCTCCGCACCACCACCCTAGCCAGAGGATCCCTCCTCCGGGTATGGGGGGAGGAGAGCACCCTCCCTGGGGGGGTAACCAGCACCCAGACTTCGGCCCCCCATCCCACGGCTTCAATGGCCAGTCCCCCCACATGAGACAGCGTCCGGCCCCGGCTCACGTCAACCAGGATGACCCCAGCCTGGTCCCCAACGTTCCCTACTTCGACCTGCCCGCCGGACTCATGGCCCCTCTAGTCAAA CTGGAAGACCATGACTACAAAGCACTGGATCCTAAAGACATCCGTCTGCCTCCCCCAATGCCCCCCAGTGAACGCCTGCTAGCTGCTGTGGAGGCCTTCTACAGCCCCCCCTCCCACGACGGACCCAGGAACAG TGAGGGCTGGGAACAGAACGGCCTGTATGAGTTCTTCAGAGCCAAGATGAGAGCCAGGAGGCGAAAGGGCCAGGAGAAACACAACAG tgcACATGGTAGTCGTTCACACAGCCGTTCTCGTAGTCAGGGTCGCTCCTCATCTGAATCCAGCTCAAGATCCTCCAAGTCCTCCCGCTCCTCCTCCCGATCTCGCTCCTACTCCCGATCTCGCTCCAG GAGCAGGAGCCGATCCAGGTCGTCCCGCAGTCGCTCTCGTTCTAGGTCTCGCTCCAGATCTCGCTCTTCTGACAAGAGACGGCAAGAGAGGCCTGCCCCCGCCCCCACCTCTTCCCACGCCTCTGCCTCCGCCTCCCAGAAGTCCCGTAGCCCCTCTCCTCC AGCTACGTCTGGTCTGGGCGCAGCCCCCTCGGTCCTGCCTCCAGACAGCAGGCTGGGAGAGGAGAACAAGGGCCATCAGCTGCTCATGAAAATGGGCTGGAGTGGTTCTGGGGGGCTTGGGGCAAAGGAGCAGGGCATCCAGGACCCCATCAAGGGGGGAGAACTCCGGGACAAGTGGGACCAGTATAAAGGAGTGGGGGTGTCTCTGGATGACCCTTATGAGAACTACCGCAGGAACAAGAGCTACAACTTTGTAGCTCGCATGAAAGCAAGGGAGGAAG TGAATCGGGAACCACAAGAGCCCCCTCCCGCTGAATAA
- the LOC129867295 gene encoding calcium homeostasis endoplasmic reticulum protein-like isoform X1, which produces MDIPTAPEDQELKNVIDKLAQFVARNGPEFEKMTMEKQKDNSKFSFLFGGDFFAYYRCKLAMEQHQHPTTHEYEEYKLEDLYNPPGTEVLDIPPPIAILAPPPVAPATPSLDELIQQSQWNLQQQEQQLLTLRQEQVTAAIALAMEQQTQKLLAETQQDVSEFDNLLQPIIDTCTKDAISAGKNWMFNNAKGPLHCELMCSHLRNRITADTAHFELRLHLIYLTNDVLHHCQRKQQRDLLAALQKVVVPIYCTSFLAVEEDKQQKITRLLQLWEKNGYFDEVTIQQLQGPAVGLGQYQASLITEYAAVVQPIQLAFQQQIQTLKMQHEEFVANLAVQQQQTAAAVSQLAAAEPDIKAVTTQPGEVKSSMSGPPGDYDGAQSRSDPGANNSGHADNSSSKPWFDPQHMSGGWNPNQPPPFDPTQAPPPCPPWNSHEGIWNEQRGDPSWSGGPPRGEGGPWSGGGGQNEPPPNWSGQYDQPPWSNQGPDQPPWGQREPHFPRMQRPPHFRGPFTPHQPGPPPFNQPPPPPHNFGRFPPRYMQDDFPPRHHFERPPYPPHRFDYPQGDFPGDMGPPHHHPSQRIPPPGMGGGEHPPWGGNQHPDFGPPSHGFNGQSPHMRQRPAPAHVNQDDPSLVPNVPYFDLPAGLMAPLVKLEDHDYKALDPKDIRLPPPMPPSERLLAAVEAFYSPPSHDGPRNSEGWEQNGLYEFFRAKMRARRRKGQEKHNSAHGSRSHSRSRSQGRSSSESSSRSSKSSRSSSRSRSYSRSRSRSRSRSRSSRSRSRSRSRSRSRSSDKRRQERPAPAPTSSHASASASQKSRSPSPPATSGLGAAPSVLPPDSRLGEENKGHQLLMKMGWSGSGGLGAKEQGIQDPIKGGELRDKWDQYKGVGVSLDDPYENYRRNKSYNFVARMKAREEVNREPQEPPPAE; this is translated from the exons ATGGATATTCCTACAGCTCCTGAGG ACCAAGAGCTGAAAAATGTCATTGACAAACTGGCCCAGTTTGTGGCTCGAAATGGCCCGGAGTTTGAGAAGATGACAATGGAGAAACAGAAGGACAATTCCAAATTCTCTTTTCTGTTTGGAGGGGACTTCTTCGCCTATTACCGGTGCAAGCTTGCAATGGAACAACACCAGC ATCCTACTACCCACGAGTATGAGGAGTATAAGTTGGAAG ATCTTTATAATCCACCTGGTACGGAAGTCCTAGACATCCCTCCACCAATCGCCATCCTGGCCCCACCCCCCGTCGCCCCTGCCACGCCATCTCTAGATGAGCTCATCCAGCAGAGCCAATGGAACCTGCAGCAGCAAGAACAGCAGCTGCTCACTCTCAGACAG GAGCAAGTGACTGCAGCCATAGCTCTGGCCATGGAGCAGCAGACCCAGAAGCTGCTGGCAGAGACTCAGCAGGACGTATCTGAATTTGACAACCTGCTGCAGCCCATCATTGACACCTGCACTAAAGACGCCATCTCG GCTGGTAAGAACTGGATGTTCAACAACGCCAAGGGCCCACTGCATTGTGAGCTGATGTGCTCACACCTCCGGAACCGCATCACAGCCGACACAGCTCACTTCGAACTCCGCCTACACCTCATCTATCTCACCAATGATGTCCTCCATCACTG TCAGAGGAAGCAGCAGAGGGACCTGCTAGCAGCGCTGCAGAAGGTGGTGGTGCCCATCTACTGCACCAGCTTCTTAGCTGTAGAGGAGGACAAGCAGCAGAAGATCACACGT CTTCTACAACTCTGGGAAAAGAATGGCTACTTCGACGAGGTGACGATCCAGCAGTTACAGGGTCCAGCTGTGGGCCTGGGTCAGTATCAG gcctcACTGATCACAGAGTACGCTGCGGTGGTGCAGCCCATTCAGCTGGCCTTCCAGCAGCAGATCCAGACCCTGAAGATGCAGCATGAGGAGTTTGTGGCCAACCTGGCGGTTCAGCAGCAGCAGACTGCAGCAGCAGTGAGCCAGCTAGCTGCAGCAGAGCCTGACATTAAGGCAGTCACCACTCAGCCTg GAGAGGTGAAGTCGTCCATGTCTGGCCCTCCTGGTGATTATGACGGCGCCCAGTCCAGATCGGACCCCGGTGCCAACAACAGTGGCCACGCTGATAACTCCTCCTCTAAACCCTGGTTCGACCCACAACACATGTCTGGAGGCTGGAACCCCAATCAGCCA CCTCCGTTCGACCCCACCCAGGCGCCCCCTCCGTGCCCCCCCTGGAACAGCCACGAGGGCATCTGGAATGAGCAGAGGGGGGACCCCAGCTGGAGCGGAGGCCCTccaaggggggaggggggtcccTGGAGCGGAGGGGGAGGACAGAATGAGCCACCTCCCAACTGGAGCGGTCAGTATGACCAGCCCCCCTGGAGCAACCAGGGACCTGACCAGCCCCCCTGGGGCCAGAGAGAGCCCCACTTTCCCCGCATGCAGAGGCCCCCCCACTTCAGAGGGCCCTTCACGCCCCACCAGCCAGGGCCCCCTCCCTTTAACCAGCCGCCCCCGCCTCCCCACAACTTCGGCCGTTTCCCGCCGCGCTACATGCAGGATGACTTTCCACCCAGGCACCATTTTGAAAGGCCGCCCTACCCTCCACACCGCTTTGACTACCCACAGGGAGACTTCCCTGGAG ACATGGGCCCTCCGCACCACCACCCTAGCCAGAGGATCCCTCCTCCGGGTATGGGGGGAGGAGAGCACCCTCCCTGGGGGGGTAACCAGCACCCAGACTTCGGCCCCCCATCCCACGGCTTCAATGGCCAGTCCCCCCACATGAGACAGCGTCCGGCCCCGGCTCACGTCAACCAGGATGACCCCAGCCTGGTCCCCAACGTTCCCTACTTCGACCTGCCCGCCGGACTCATGGCCCCTCTAGTCAAA CTGGAAGACCATGACTACAAAGCACTGGATCCTAAAGACATCCGTCTGCCTCCCCCAATGCCCCCCAGTGAACGCCTGCTAGCTGCTGTGGAGGCCTTCTACAGCCCCCCCTCCCACGACGGACCCAGGAACAG TGAGGGCTGGGAACAGAACGGCCTGTATGAGTTCTTCAGAGCCAAGATGAGAGCCAGGAGGCGAAAGGGCCAGGAGAAACACAACAG tgcACATGGTAGTCGTTCACACAGCCGTTCTCGTAGTCAGGGTCGCTCCTCATCTGAATCCAGCTCAAGATCCTCCAAGTCCTCCCGCTCCTCCTCCCGATCTCGCTCCTACTCCCGATCTCGCTCCAG GAGCAGGAGCCGATCCAGGTCGTCCCGCAGTCGCTCTCGTTCTAGGTCTCGCTCCAGATCTCGCTCTTCTGACAAGAGACGGCAAGAGAGGCCTGCCCCCGCCCCCACCTCTTCCCACGCCTCTGCCTCCGCCTCCCAGAAGTCCCGTAGCCCCTCTCCTCC AGCTACGTCTGGTCTGGGCGCAGCCCCCTCGGTCCTGCCTCCAGACAGCAGGCTGGGAGAGGAGAACAAGGGCCATCAGCTGCTCATGAAAATGGGCTGGAGTGGTTCTGGGGGGCTTGGGGCAAAGGAGCAGGGCATCCAGGACCCCATCAAGGGGGGAGAACTCCGGGACAAGTGGGACCAGTATAAAGGAGTGGGGGTGTCTCTGGATGACCCTTATGAGAACTACCGCAGGAACAAGAGCTACAACTTTGTAGCTCGCATGAAAGCAAGGGAGGAAG TGAATCGGGAACCACAAGAGCCCCCTCCCGCTGAATAA